CGGGACCAATTAAACGCATTGACTGATTCAGCCACTGTTCTGGGTGTCTTCATGGTTGGTGCGTTAGTTGCCACAATGGTTAACATCAAGTTTGCTTGGGTACCACAAATTGGTAAAGTATCAATGAACATTCAGAACAATTTGGATATGATTATTCCTAAACTGTTACCTGCAGCAGTTGTTGCCTTTGTTTACTGGCTGCTTGGTAAGAAGGGCATGTCCTCTACTAAGGTAATTTTCATTGTCTTAATCCTTTGTGTAATCTTAGGTGGTACAGGAATTATTGCTAAGATTTAATTTAAATAATTAGAAAGTATATTATGGTAGAAAAAGAATTAGTTTTGATCAGTCACGGGACAATGGCTGAAGGCTTAAAAGCCAGTGCTGAATTAATCATGGGTGAACAAGAGCATTTACATACAGTGTGCTTGTTGCCTGATGAAGGTCCAGAAGACTTTAAGAAAAAGTTTATCGCTGAAATCGCTGGCATGAACCTTGAAGATGTGACAGTTTTTGCCGATTTAATGGGCGGTACTCCAGCTAACGTTGTTAGTCAGATGATTATGGGTGGTCAATCAATCCAATTAATTTCGGGGATGAACTTGCCGCTGGTAATTGAATGGCTTAACAGTCAAATGAATGGTAACGAATCTGATTATATTACTGCTGGCAAGGCAGGGATGGTTAACATTACCCAAATGCTGGCAAACATGAAGAAGTAAAATTATTTAATGTCTAAAAATACCATGAGTTTAAAAAGCTCATGGTATTTTGTTGTTTTGAAGTAATAACAGATTTAGTTAAAGAGCAGCTGAATCGTTTCTAATGGATTAAGTTCAGCGGCAATGGTTGCGATGCCATTTGTAACAGTTACTTGGGCAATTTTAGAGCTAACTGCTTGATCGTTTTTGCGCACAATCGTTACTGTGTTACTTGGTAAGGGCTCACTTAGGTGCCAGCGAATTTGTGAATAAGTGTCTAGGGTAAAGTTGGCTAGCCAAGCAACGTGGCGGTTATCTTGCACGTTTAATTTAACATTCGGCATGGCAATTAAATAATCGATTGGTTGGATACTATCAAGCATTTGCTGTAAAAGTCCTTGCTTGTAAGTGGTAAATTGTGATTCCCAACCATGTTTTGGATCCTGATCCATCGGTAAGACAATAAGATGTTTGTCAATTACCGCCATGACATTGCCTAGTTCTTCATCAAGTGAACTGTAAGCCTTAGACCAGATGGCAACGTCACTGCCTGTTTCATAAGTAAGTTTTAAATAGTTTCCAGTATGCTGCAGCATTGTAATTCTAGGATTTTTAACGTTATCAACTGTGATATTATCTGCTTGTTCAAATGATTGGTAGGCAGTGCGATATGGGTGCCAAACGGCTTTTTTAATGTGCAGCAGTTTACCTAAACCACGCTCAAGCAGGACGTTAACACTTTCGCCGTCTAGTAAAACTGTGTTGTTATTAAGCAATGCAGTAATTTGACTATTGGTAAAATTCCGCAATAATTGTCCCGCAATGGCAATAGTTTGTTTTTGAAGTTTAGTATGAGCACTAACTGGTAGAATTGTGGTTGCAAATCCAAAGGCTGATAGGAGACTAGCCCAATTCTTTTCGTGTGGCAATAATTCTTCTGCTGCTTGACCAGTCTTAGTATGCAAGCAATAACTGGAATCCTGATCAACCAAAATTTTAATGCCAGCTAAGTGGTTTATCTTTAAACGATTTTCAGATAGTTGGTTAACAAATGGCTTAACTTCGGCTAACATTTCCGCATAATGCCAATTTTCATTAATTCCGTTGCCCATCATATCGAATAAATTAAGCAAAATTCCCTTACTGCCAATCAGGGCAGTGGTGATAATCTGGAACTTAGTAAAGGCAAGTGATTTGACTAGTGGCGAATACATGTAACTTTCAAGTTCAGGATATAACTCCGCATTTTCGCCTAAATAAGCAGCAGTGATACGGGTATATTCTTCAAAATTTCGTCCATATTGTAGTGGTGCAACTTCGTTATAGGCGGGCAAATGTGGTCTGGCTACTTGGGGATGATTTGGCCCAGCTTGAGCGGCAAACAATTGCTGCCAATCACGACCCTCAATTGCATGCCAATCAGGGAATGAGGTCATCTGTGCGAGGTCGGTTTCTGGACTAACTTGGTGCACTGCTTCTTCAATTAAATGTTCGTTTTCAATCATTTCCTGGCGAGCTTGGTTTAGATAAATTTGCCGTTCTGGCATAGGTTTTCCCGGCTTAAGCATATTTTTAGCAAAATCTTCGCGCGACTCTGCCTTGCCCAGTTTTTGCTGGTAAAGTCGCATGTGGTAGTCACAAAAGCACATCAACTTTAACGGCGTGTGGTTATAATGGCGAAAATCATCTTCGAGCCATAACCGCCGGGGATGAATGCTAGCATATTGAGCGTAAGTTTGTGCGAGATATTTGCGCCAAGTTGGGTCGGCAGGACAAGCCATGTCTTGCGCTTTTTGTCCATTGATGTCGACAAAGGTGTTAAAGCCAATTGCGGGATTAACCTGGTAGCCGCGATCGGAATGCATGATTGTCGTCCAGGGGTTAAGGCTGGTAGTGACTCCCATTTGCTTGAGCTTTTTCTGCAGCGGCTTAATTGTATCAAGCCAAACTTGAGTTTCTTGAGTAGTTAAATGACTGTGGTTTAGTTCTTCACCATTTATAAAAAAAGCAACGTCGTCAATTTGCCCCTTTTGAACAAATTTAAGCAGTTTTTGATCTTTCTCAGGTGTGTTGGTGCGAGGATCAAGCATGTATCTAAGCGTATAAATAAAAGACATGAAGTTCTCCTATATAAAATAATATGAGCCAAATAGTCATACAGTCATACTGACCCATTTTGATTGTTAATCCGTATAATTAAAATTATAAAACGCTTTCAAAAAAGATTAAAGTGCTTTAAGCGAAATTTATTTCACCTGATTCATATTACTTATAAGGTTAAATTTTACTATTTTATAA
The sequence above is a segment of the Lactobacillus sp. ESL0677 genome. Coding sequences within it:
- a CDS encoding PTS sugar transporter subunit IIA; the protein is MVEKELVLISHGTMAEGLKASAELIMGEQEHLHTVCLLPDEGPEDFKKKFIAEIAGMNLEDVTVFADLMGGTPANVVSQMIMGGQSIQLISGMNLPLVIEWLNSQMNGNESDYITAGKAGMVNITQMLANMKK